The following proteins are co-located in the Pomacea canaliculata isolate SZHN2017 linkage group LG8, ASM307304v1, whole genome shotgun sequence genome:
- the LOC112570051 gene encoding LOW QUALITY PROTEIN: Bardet-Biedl syndrome 1 protein-like (The sequence of the model RefSeq protein was modified relative to this genomic sequence to represent the inferred CDS: deleted 1 base in 1 codon) encodes MDSKEKLSDTSDKWLDAYNDRVASLYTFTQCMTLSDIKADGDWKLIIADLGTGSYDMKLKVYKNTNLMSEHTIMDLPTGVVTFYLDTLEPRTPAIAVASGPYIYIYKNLRPYFKFTLPPLEIHPVEQDLWDQARQDHVSPIIMKETLESLRQEGATLTTRSLRLLQLDPSDLDTFIQVQKSAPLKRQTVITCLGTLKKNLADDDAISCLVIGTESKAIYVLDPEAFTVLATMELPSVPVFLSVNGLYDVEYRIVTSCRNGCVYTIKRGSNEAVVKHTIELKSQPVGMERIGKNIYVGTMDQMLHCFTAKGKKLWSIKMPATIMTLEAIDFKPKGFSGVAVALGNSQVQIYKEKYLTDVIHTEDVVTGLRFGHFAREDGTLVMTTRSGSLFVKILKRTAKFEERDLSAGPPAAQNVKLNVPKKTKLFVDQTLRERENAVAMHRTFQRDLYLLRLNVAREYVKALENSMNPISSDPTEPLKLTAQVQGVGPTFRLTVNLQNTSLTQVSTSLLITFEYDDKLYSFHKKLIQVPMLVPGLMYLYESFIDCLSDKGVSDTVKVYVLKQGRSMPLITGVISMPVSEAVVLS; translated from the exons ATGGATTCTAAGGAGAAACTAAG tgacacAAGTGACAAGTGGCTTGATGCCTATAATGACAGAGTTGCATCACTTTACACATTTACACAGTGTATGACACTGTCTGACATCAAAGCAGATGGGGATTGGAAGCTCATCATAGCAGATCTGGGAACTGGCAGTTACGATATGAAATTAAAAGTGTACAAAA ATACTAACCTAATGAGTGAACACACTATCATGGACTTGCCTACTGGTGTTGTGACATTCTACTTGGACACACTAGAACCACGAACACCAG ctatTGCAGTAGCTTCTGGACCCTACATTTACATCTACAAAAATCTGCGTCCATATTTCAAGTTTACATTGCCTCCATTAGAAATTCACCCTGTTGAGCAGGATTTGTGGGATCAGGCCAGACAG GATCATGTAAGCCCCATCATCATGAAGGAGACTTTAGAAAGCCTAAG GCAGGAGGGAGCTACTTTGACAACACGATCATTGCGACTGCTACAGCTGGATCCTTCTGATTTAGACACTTTTATTCAAGTCCAAAAATCTGCCCCATTAAAGCGTCAG ACAGTCATCACATGCTTAGGTACACTGAAAAAGAATCTGGCAGATGATGATGCAATAAGCTGTCTTGTCATTGGAACAGAAAGCAAAGCCATTTATGTACTTGATCCTGAAGCATTTACTGTTCTGGCCACG ATGGAGCTTCCTAGTGTACCAGTCTTCCTTAGTGTAAATGGACTGTATGATGTTGAATATCGTATTGTAACCTCTTGTAGAAATGGCTGTGTTTACACTATTAAAAG GGGTTCAAATGAAGCTGTGGTCAAGCATACTATAGAATTAAAATCACAGCCAGTTGGTATGGAACGAATTGGTAAGAACATATATGTGGGAACCATGGATCAGATGCTACACTGCTTCACAGCGAAG gGTAAAAAATTATGGTCCATTAAAATGCCAGCAACAATCATGACATTGGAGGCCATTGACTTTAAGCCCAAAGGTTTCAGTGGGGTTGCAGTTGCTCTTGGCAATAGCCAGGTGCAGATCTACAAGGAAAAATACCTAACAGATGTCATTCACACAGAGGATGTGGTTACAGGACTTCGTTTTGGACATTTTGCCAGGGAAGATGGAACCCTCGTCATGACAACTCGAT CCGGCAGTCTGTTTGTCAAGATCCTGAAGCGTACTGCCAAGTTTGAGGAAAGAGATTTGTCAGCAGGACCGCCAGCTGCCCAGAATGTCAAGCTGAATGTGCccaagaaaactaaactttttgttgaCCAGACACTCAGAGAACGGGAAAATGCTGTAG CAATGCACAGAACTTTCCAGAGAGACTTGTATTTGCTACGACTGAATGTTGCCCGTGAATATGTAAAGGCACTTGAGAACAGCATGAAT CCCATCTCATCCGATCCCACAGAGCCTCTCAAGCTTACAGCTCAG GTACAAGGTGTGGGCCCAACCTTCAGACTGACGGTGAACCTTCAGAATACATCCTTAACTCAAGTTTCTACTTCATTACTAATTACATTTGAATATGATGATAAATTGTACTCTTTTCACAAGAAACTAATTCAG GTTCCTATGCTAGTTCCTGGATTAATGTATCTATATGAATCATTCATTGACTGTCTTAGTGACAAGGGTGTCTCGGACACTGTCAAG GTATATGTTCTGAAGCAAGGCAGAAGTATGCCATTGATCACTGGTGTTATAAGCATGCCAGTCTCGGAGGCTGTGGTCTTATCTTGA
- the LOC112570049 gene encoding crossover junction endonuclease MUS81-like isoform X4 — MSSSAKLPRVGCRKKKVNPKPNALFTAWLTEWKNEAKEKGWKSECVFDKALKSLKKYPMPLSSGKECKILQYFGPKICKMLDERLHQHNLELEQQVTGSTSAPGILRHSDDSRRQPRLGVHDISESSEEDEEERHPQMLVHDISDCSDEENDQTSLKKRFPSRAGENAVQLITSNSSAFSCVAESTSCTANLSSEGDLIPDVLPGISRKRQKILTRKVEKAKESKSQYIPVYRSGPYAVLLTLYKHAQLPTSKGFMTKAELCLEAQPLADKSFTVPESMSRYTAWSSVSTLIKKGFVIKESSPARYRLSESGHQLAASLHETDKQHRLEGIGKTFDVNTIALGDNVNITAGKNSYPDHQSSISGITLKQPVYELSDSDSEVETVNHISSDKDLIVSVREESPPSVSYSSVLQSAAAIGDPVDPTSFSFLSQQNLKNNSTNAPSAWESKNVSDIPLYPGSFEIVLCVDNREFYGSQSSSRTLLPDLIKNGVACELRCLHVGDLLWIAREQKPVGGAGCKQELVLNYIIERKRMDDFVHSMTSGRLKEQKFRLRHCGIQKKIFLIESFDSMKHFSISEDRIHQAIANTEIIDGFTVKWTRDSRETAAYLTLMTQHIERFYKNKVLWPGTLEMVKNAQEDSSNHLCLMPFDCFNESSTKSKMLSVKELFAKQLVQLSGLSAEKAKSITEKYTTPSRKGEGKPSIKYQMWANIELGLRTKFGW; from the exons ATGTCATCAAGTGCAAAACTTCCTCGGGTGGGATGCCGGAAGAAGAAAGTGAATCCAAAACCAAATGCCTTATTTACTGCATGGCTTACTGAGTGGAAAAATGAAGCCAAGGAGAAAGGATGGAAGAGTGAATGTGTATTTGACAAG GCGTTAaagtctttaaagaaatatcCCATGCCATTATCTTCAGGAAAGGAATGCaaaattttacaatattttg GACCCAAAATTTGCAAGATGCTTGATGAGCGTCTGCATCAGCACAACCTTGAGCTAG aGCAGCAGGTTACTGGGAGCACCTCAGCACCTGGTATACTACGTCATTCTGATGACAGTAGGAGACAGCCAAGGTTAGGTGTTCATGACATTAGTGAAAGTtctgaggaggatgaggaggagagaCATCCACAGATGCTTGTACATGATATTAGTGACTGTTCCGATGAAGAAAACGATCAGACaagtttaaagaaaaggttTCCTTCAAGAGCTGGAGAGAATGCTGTGCAGTTGATAACATCAAACAGTTCAGCTTTTTCTTGTGTAGCTGAATCCACATCTTGTACAGCCAACTTGTCAAGTGAAGGAGATCTTATTCCTGATGTTTTGCCTGGCATTTCcaggaaaagacagaaaatcctGACAAGAAAG GTGGAAAAAGCCAAGGAATCCAAGTCTCAGTATATCCCTGTGTACAGGTCTGGACCATATGCTGTCCTTCTAACTCTCTACAAACATGCACAA cTACCTACATCTAAAGGGTTTATGACAAAGGCTGAGTTGTGTCTCGAGGCACAGCCACTTGCAGATAAATCTTTCACAGTT CCAGAATCAATGAGTCGGTACACAGCTTGGTCTTCAGTCTCAACATTAATCAAGAAAGGTTTCGTAATAAAGGAAAGTAGTCCTGCCAG GTACAGACTTTCAGAATCAGGTCACCAACTGGCAGCTTCCTTGCATGAGACAGATAAACAGCATAGACTTGAGGGCATTGGAAAAACTTTTGATGTGAACACAATAGCTCTTGGTGATAATGTGAATATAACTGCAGGAAAAAATTCTTATCCTGATCATCAGAGCTCTAT ATCAGGGATCACTTTGAAGCAGCCTGTTTATGAACTATCTGACAGTGACTCAGAAGTTGAAACAGTGAACCATATTTCATCTGATAAAGATTTGATTGTCTCTGTCAGAGAAGAGTCGCCTCCTTCTGTCTCTTACTCTTCAGTATTACAGTCTGCAGCAGCCATTGGTGATCCAGTAGATCCcaccagtttttcttttctttctcaacaaaacttgaaaaacaaCAGCACTAATGCTCCATCAGCATGGGAAAGCAAAAACGTTTCAGATATTCCTTTGTATCCAGGAAGTTTTGAGATTGTGTTATGTGTAGATAACAGAGAATTTTATGGCag TCAGTCCAGCAGTAGAACGCTTCTTCCAGACCTCATAAAAAATGGAGTGGCCTGTGAGCTGCGCTGTTTACATGTTGGTGACCTTCTCTGGATTGCTCGGGAACAGAAACCTGTGGGTGGTGCTGGCTGCAAACAAGAGCTGGTTTTGAACTATATAATTGAAAGGAAACGTATGGATGATTTTGTCCACAGTATGACTTCAGGCAGGCTGAAGGAGCAAAAG TTTCGACTCAGACACTGCggcatacagaaaaaaatttttctgaTTGAAAGTTTTGATTCCATGAAACACTTCTCCATATCTGAGGACCGAATCCACCAAGCCATTGCAAATACAGAG ATAATTGATGGGTTTACTGTGAAATGGACCCGTGACTCCAGAGAAACAGCTGCATATCTGACACTTATGACCCAGCATATAGAAAGGTTTTACAAG aaCAAAGTTCTCTGGCCTGGTACATTGGAAATGGTGAAAAACGCGCAAGAGGATTCCAGTAACCATCTGTGCTTAATGCCCTTTGACTGTTTTAATGAGTCTTCAACTAAAAGCAAG
- the LOC112570049 gene encoding crossover junction endonuclease MUS81-like isoform X3, translating to MSSSAKLPRVGCRKKKVNPKPNALFTAWLTEWKNEAKEKGWKSECVFDKALKSLKKYPMPLSSGKECKILQYFGPKICKMLDERLHQHNLELEQQVTGSTSAPGILRHSDDSRRQPRLGVHDISESSEEDEEERHPQMLVHDISDCSDEENDQTSLKKRFPSRAGENAVQLITSNSSAFSCVAESTSCTANLSSEGDLIPDVLPGISRKRQKILTRKVEKAKESKSQYIPVYRSGPYAVLLTLYKHAQLPTSKGFMTKAELCLEAQPLADKSFTVPESMSRYTAWSSVSTLIKKGFVIKESSPARYRLSESGHQLAASLHETDKQHRLEGIGKTFDVNTIALGDNVNITAGKNSYPDHQSSISGITLKQPVYELSDSDSEVETVNHISSDKDLIVSVREESPPSVSYSSVLQSAAAIGDPVDPTSFSFLSQQNLKNNSTNAPSAWESKNVSDIPLYPGSFEIVLCVDNREFYGSQSSSRTLLPDLIKNGVACELRCLHVGDLLWIAREQKPVGGAGCKQELVLNYIIERKRMDDFVHSMTSGRLKEQKFRLRHCGIQKKIFLIESFDSMKHFSISEDRIHQAIANTEIIDGFTVKWTRDSRETAAYLTLMTQHIERFYKNKVLWPGTLEMVKNAQEDSSNHLCLMPFDCFNESSTKSKMLSVKELFAKQLVQLSGLSAEKAKSITEKYTTPSSLLQAYSSCHSEKERENLLSNIKCGRTLSWG from the exons ATGTCATCAAGTGCAAAACTTCCTCGGGTGGGATGCCGGAAGAAGAAAGTGAATCCAAAACCAAATGCCTTATTTACTGCATGGCTTACTGAGTGGAAAAATGAAGCCAAGGAGAAAGGATGGAAGAGTGAATGTGTATTTGACAAG GCGTTAaagtctttaaagaaatatcCCATGCCATTATCTTCAGGAAAGGAATGCaaaattttacaatattttg GACCCAAAATTTGCAAGATGCTTGATGAGCGTCTGCATCAGCACAACCTTGAGCTAG aGCAGCAGGTTACTGGGAGCACCTCAGCACCTGGTATACTACGTCATTCTGATGACAGTAGGAGACAGCCAAGGTTAGGTGTTCATGACATTAGTGAAAGTtctgaggaggatgaggaggagagaCATCCACAGATGCTTGTACATGATATTAGTGACTGTTCCGATGAAGAAAACGATCAGACaagtttaaagaaaaggttTCCTTCAAGAGCTGGAGAGAATGCTGTGCAGTTGATAACATCAAACAGTTCAGCTTTTTCTTGTGTAGCTGAATCCACATCTTGTACAGCCAACTTGTCAAGTGAAGGAGATCTTATTCCTGATGTTTTGCCTGGCATTTCcaggaaaagacagaaaatcctGACAAGAAAG GTGGAAAAAGCCAAGGAATCCAAGTCTCAGTATATCCCTGTGTACAGGTCTGGACCATATGCTGTCCTTCTAACTCTCTACAAACATGCACAA cTACCTACATCTAAAGGGTTTATGACAAAGGCTGAGTTGTGTCTCGAGGCACAGCCACTTGCAGATAAATCTTTCACAGTT CCAGAATCAATGAGTCGGTACACAGCTTGGTCTTCAGTCTCAACATTAATCAAGAAAGGTTTCGTAATAAAGGAAAGTAGTCCTGCCAG GTACAGACTTTCAGAATCAGGTCACCAACTGGCAGCTTCCTTGCATGAGACAGATAAACAGCATAGACTTGAGGGCATTGGAAAAACTTTTGATGTGAACACAATAGCTCTTGGTGATAATGTGAATATAACTGCAGGAAAAAATTCTTATCCTGATCATCAGAGCTCTAT ATCAGGGATCACTTTGAAGCAGCCTGTTTATGAACTATCTGACAGTGACTCAGAAGTTGAAACAGTGAACCATATTTCATCTGATAAAGATTTGATTGTCTCTGTCAGAGAAGAGTCGCCTCCTTCTGTCTCTTACTCTTCAGTATTACAGTCTGCAGCAGCCATTGGTGATCCAGTAGATCCcaccagtttttcttttctttctcaacaaaacttgaaaaacaaCAGCACTAATGCTCCATCAGCATGGGAAAGCAAAAACGTTTCAGATATTCCTTTGTATCCAGGAAGTTTTGAGATTGTGTTATGTGTAGATAACAGAGAATTTTATGGCag TCAGTCCAGCAGTAGAACGCTTCTTCCAGACCTCATAAAAAATGGAGTGGCCTGTGAGCTGCGCTGTTTACATGTTGGTGACCTTCTCTGGATTGCTCGGGAACAGAAACCTGTGGGTGGTGCTGGCTGCAAACAAGAGCTGGTTTTGAACTATATAATTGAAAGGAAACGTATGGATGATTTTGTCCACAGTATGACTTCAGGCAGGCTGAAGGAGCAAAAG TTTCGACTCAGACACTGCggcatacagaaaaaaatttttctgaTTGAAAGTTTTGATTCCATGAAACACTTCTCCATATCTGAGGACCGAATCCACCAAGCCATTGCAAATACAGAG ATAATTGATGGGTTTACTGTGAAATGGACCCGTGACTCCAGAGAAACAGCTGCATATCTGACACTTATGACCCAGCATATAGAAAGGTTTTACAAG aaCAAAGTTCTCTGGCCTGGTACATTGGAAATGGTGAAAAACGCGCAAGAGGATTCCAGTAACCATCTGTGCTTAATGCCCTTTGACTGTTTTAATGAGTCTTCAACTAAAAGCAAG